The Sphingomonas sp. HF-S4 sequence CATGCAGTTGACCGGGGGGCAATTCACGCTCTCGACTGCGCTGGCCGGCAACGATCTTGCCACTTTTCCCGATTTTCCTGCCGAGATCCGCGCGCCGCAGGGGACCCTGTTCGGCGTCTCGGCCTTCCAGATCAATTTCGGCTCGGCCCGGATCGATACCGCAGGGGACCAGCCCGACGTCCTCGTCGCGATGAACCCCGCGGCGCTCAAGACCAATGTCGAGGCGCTGAAGCCCGGCGGCCTCATCATCGCCGACACCGGCGAGTTCGGCCAGCGCAACCTCGACAAGGCGAAATACGTCGCCAACCCGCTCGAGGACGGATCGCTGGGCAAGTGGCAGCTCCTGCCGCTCGACATCTCGGCACTGACGGTCGAGGCGGTGAAGCCCTACGGCCTCGGCAACAAGGAGGCGCTGCGCTGCAAGAACATGTGGACGCTCGGGCTGGCGCTGTGGATGTTCGATCGCGACCGCGCGCCGCTGACCGAATGGCTGCGCACCAAGTTTGCCAAGGCGCCCAACCTTGCAGAGGCCAATATCGCCGCGCTCAACGCCGGGCACGCCTATGGCGAGACCGCCGAACTCGGCGCGATGGGCATTTCGCAGCGCCAGGTTGCCGCGGCGCCTTCCGAGCCGGGCCTGTACCGTACCGTCACCGGCGCGGACTCCATCGCGCTCGGGCTGGTCGCGGGGGCGCAGCTTGCCGGGCTGAAGATGTTCTATGGCGGCTATCCGATCACCCCGGCCTCGGCGATCCTCCACGCGCTCGCCCGGCTGAAGGAATATGACGTCATTACCTTCCAGGCCGAGGACGAGATCGCCGCGGTCTCCTCGGCGCTCGGCGCGGCCTATGCCGGCAGTCTTGGCGTCACCTGCTCGTCGGGCCCCGGCATCGCGCTCAAGACCGAGGCGATCGGCCTCGCGATCATGACCGAGCTGCCGCTGGTCATCGTCAATGCCCAGCGCGGCGGTCCTTCAACGGGCCTGCCTACCAAGACCGAGCAGTCGGACCTGTATCAGGCCGTCTATGGCCGCAACGGCGATGCGCCGCTGCCGGTGATCGCCACCCGCTCCGCCGCCGATTGCTTCGACTGCGCGATCGAGGCGGTGCGGATCGCCACGCAATACATGACCCCGGTGATGCTGCTTACCGACGGGTATCTCCAGAATGCCGCCGAGCCCTGGAAGGTGCCCGACATGTCGGCGTACGAAGCCTTCCCGGTGGCCTTCCACACTGAGGCGCCCGCCGAGGGCGAGAAATTCCTGCCCTATGCGCGTGACGCCAGACTCAAGCGCCCCTGGGTCAAGCCGGGCACGCCGGGGCTGCTCCACCGCATCGGCGGGATCGAGAAGGCGCTCGGCACCGGCAACCTCGATTATTCGCCGGGCAACCACCAGGCGATGACCGACATCCGCCGTGACAAGATCCTCGGCGTGGACGTGCCCGACCAGGCGGTCGAGCAGGGCAGGGAAGGCGGCAGGCTCGTCGTCGTTGGCTGGGGCTCGACCTACGGCCCGATCGCCAGCGCCGTCCGTCGCGCGCGGGCGAGGGGGCAGGACGTCGCGCATGTCCATATCCGCCATATTTGGCCGATGCCGAATAATTTGGGTCATTTGCTAGCAAGTTACGAACACATCCTCGTACCGGAAATGAACACGGGGCAGCTCAAGACCGTGCTCCGCGACCAGTATTTGCTCAACGCCGTCCCGCTCAACAAGGTGTCGGGCCAACCCTTCACAATCGGCGAGATCGAAGCGGCGATCGGGCGGCATTTGGACAGCGATCGCCCTGAGGAACTGGGCCCGGATGATACCCAACTTCCGAGTCCGGAGGCTGTCAATCCATGAAGCGCCGCTTCGCGATATTGGCTTTGCCGCTACTGCTGGCGCCCTGGGTTCAGGCGCGTAGCGCGAAGATGTCGCCCGCGATCGAGACGCGGTTCGCCACGCTGCCCGATCGGCTCGCAGGTCTACCGCGCTTCGATGGTGGCTATGACAAGCCGATGGCAGCATATCGCGGACCGTCCAATCTCGATCCGGTGATCGCAGTCGTCTTTGCCGACATCGCCAGACCTGCAACCTGGCGCGAAATGGCCGCGATAGGGCGTGCGAGTGCAGCCCAGGCCGAACTGATCGATACACTGTTCGAGGGCCGTTACAGCCTGACCGACCAGTCGGGCGCGACGAGCTATTTCGGCGACTACCTCACGAAGCAAGGCGTGAAGCAGAGCTGGATTGTCGAGCATGATGGGGTCCGCACGACGGTTCTGGTCACGCTGTACCGTACCGAGGACCGCCGCAGGATTTTCGATGCCATTCGCAGGGATCTGCTTGGTGGGATCGAAATGCAGAGGGTCGCTGCGGCCGACGCGAACTTAGGGAAATCGGATGAACGAAGTCACCTCGATCAAGCCCAGCACGCCCAAGGACTGGGAGACCGACCAGGAGATTCGCTGGTGCCCGGGCTGCGGCGACTATGCCATCCTCAAGGCGGTCCAGCGGACGATGCCTGAGATCGGCGGCAGCCCCGAGAACACCGTGTTCGTCAGCGGGATCGGCTGCTCGTCGCGCTTTCCCTATTACATGGAGACCTATGGCTTCCACACGATCCACGGCCGCGCACCGGCGGTGGCGACGGGGATCAAGCTCGCCAATCCCGATCTCGACATATGGATCATCACCGGCGACGGCGACGCGCTGTCCATCGGCGGCAACCACACGATGCATCTGCTGAGACGGAATCTGAACTGTCAGGTGCTGCTGTTCAACAACGAGATCTACGGCCTCACCAAGGGCCAATACTCTCCGACCAGCCGGGAGGGGACACGCTCGCCGTCCACCCCGTTCGGCTCGGTCGATCACCCCGCCAAGCCCTGCGCCTTCGCGCTCGGCAGCGGCGCCCGCTTCGTCGCCCGCGGGATCGATGTGAGCAAGAACCTGCCATCGGTTCTCAAGGCGGCGCACGCGCATCAGGGCGCGGCGTTCGTCGAGATCTTCCAGAATTGCATCGTCTACAATGACGACGTCTTCGAATCCTTCACCGCCAAGCCCAATGCCGCCGCCAACCAGCTCTGGGTCGAACACGGCAAGCCGATGCTTTTCGCGGGCGGTGCCAAGGGCATCACGCTCGACCGCGAGGCATTGACGCTCAAGGTCGTCGACGTGGCCGAAGGCGATTGGGAAGCCGCCGGCGTGATCGTCCACAATATCGTCAACCGCGCGGTGGCGCACATGCTGGTCGAGATGCCGTTCGGCCCGTTCCCGATGG is a genomic window containing:
- a CDS encoding 2-oxoacid:acceptor oxidoreductase subunit alpha; amino-acid sequence: MATAAHQLTPDEASADPPPEAIVVRFAGDSGDGMQLTGGQFTLSTALAGNDLATFPDFPAEIRAPQGTLFGVSAFQINFGSARIDTAGDQPDVLVAMNPAALKTNVEALKPGGLIIADTGEFGQRNLDKAKYVANPLEDGSLGKWQLLPLDISALTVEAVKPYGLGNKEALRCKNMWTLGLALWMFDRDRAPLTEWLRTKFAKAPNLAEANIAALNAGHAYGETAELGAMGISQRQVAAAPSEPGLYRTVTGADSIALGLVAGAQLAGLKMFYGGYPITPASAILHALARLKEYDVITFQAEDEIAAVSSALGAAYAGSLGVTCSSGPGIALKTEAIGLAIMTELPLVIVNAQRGGPSTGLPTKTEQSDLYQAVYGRNGDAPLPVIATRSAADCFDCAIEAVRIATQYMTPVMLLTDGYLQNAAEPWKVPDMSAYEAFPVAFHTEAPAEGEKFLPYARDARLKRPWVKPGTPGLLHRIGGIEKALGTGNLDYSPGNHQAMTDIRRDKILGVDVPDQAVEQGREGGRLVVVGWGSTYGPIASAVRRARARGQDVAHVHIRHIWPMPNNLGHLLASYEHILVPEMNTGQLKTVLRDQYLLNAVPLNKVSGQPFTIGEIEAAIGRHLDSDRPEELGPDDTQLPSPEAVNP
- a CDS encoding 2-oxoacid:ferredoxin oxidoreductase subunit beta; its protein translation is MRWCPGCGDYAILKAVQRTMPEIGGSPENTVFVSGIGCSSRFPYYMETYGFHTIHGRAPAVATGIKLANPDLDIWIITGDGDALSIGGNHTMHLLRRNLNCQVLLFNNEIYGLTKGQYSPTSREGTRSPSTPFGSVDHPAKPCAFALGSGARFVARGIDVSKNLPSVLKAAHAHQGAAFVEIFQNCIVYNDDVFESFTAKPNAAANQLWVEHGKPMLFAGGAKGITLDREALTLKVVDVAEGDWEAAGVIVHNIVNRAVAHMLVEMPFGPFPMALGVLYDDPAPTFESAVVAQNKAAAEGKKPDLQKLVAKGQTWMVDKAPHAI